In Halichondria panicea chromosome 5, odHalPani1.1, whole genome shotgun sequence, the genomic stretch TTGTGCAATTCTTGTCATCGTAGCCGAGTTTTATTCTGTCTATATTGCTAGCTGTGGCAGCactagtgtgcatgtacaccaaTATAgataatatatatagtgtaaGTGTTACTAAGGTATACTCAGCAATAGTACATGCAATCATGCGGCAAGTAGTATTCTTATCTGATATTTGGTCCAGGAGCGCATACAGTGTGTTCACAATCTCATTGTCCAGCTCAGGATTTGCTGTCGACAGCAACCGTGACAATCCCCTCCGAGGGCAAGTACTATGGCCTGTCAACTATAACGCTCATCACCTACCAATTATAGGTTCAGCACAGCATTCACAGTAGCTCTGTATGGGATGCGGGGTAAATTTTGTAATGAAAGTAACTAAATACACATCTTCTAGTATATTTTATGTGGTGAGATGGTGAGATGTCGTAGATACTCTCAACTACAGAGCCATGAGCAACTTCAGAATTCAACACATACTTTGTCAAAAACACCGATCCTTCTACTGTTGAGAAAGTGAGAGAGTGAATTTATTAGCAATTACATTGTCTGCAAATCCTTCTTCATTGATGTAGTGAAATAATCGTCCAGAAAATGTGCAATGTCATTGAAATAGTGAAGTCCACGTTTGAATTAAGGCAATTAATATATTAGTGTCACGTTGACAATTATTAAGAGTTGTGGTAATCGTGAGGGACAATTGAGATACTGGAAATAATCAGTAATCTCCTCGATCCTTGATggtactgaccacacccatttcACAGGAGTTCAATCTCATTGAATGTGACAAGTCAATATGTCTGGCAAGGATCTGTGTGCATTTACTAGGTTGTGCGATTGTGACAGCACTTCCTGTAAAACCCCATTTCCTGTCAATTAAAACAACCTTACCGTAATGAAACTTTCGGACTCAGTGCTCAGTAACTAGTTGCTGCGAATTGATCAtccctcgcaaagtttgcatatgttgatgcttgcaaaacattctagtaatatggtataGTAATtcctacattgtacacatgttATTGCCAAAGATCTGAGGTTGTTGCAGTCCAGTTTATTCTAGCTAGCACGATCTCTAcaacccacccacccactcacctgtgGCTGTGGTTGTGTTGTGTAATGTGTAAGGGGGCCGTACATTACCGTAGAATCTGAACGACAGACTATGTAACATTGACTTGGAACATCACCTATACGTGTAAGAAATAGCTATTAGacttcactataataataacacCATTACTGTACGGAAATTGAAAACTAACTCATCTCATGGTGTAGTAATTACAAACACTAACTGTATTAAATTGCAATCACAACATGCTAAAATTCTGATAATTAGGTGGCAGATGTTTCTATGttccaaaataataattgttacgGATTCGATATATGCAGAATGATAACAAAGCCTACACTTAAACAGTTCACTCATTGTATGAGGAACCAGATCAATACACGTACCACATGCCGAGATACTATACGATCAGCCCTTGGTCTTCTAAATCACTTAGAAACTTCCCTTGTTTAGGCGTTACGTACACAGGACTTGCACATTCCAGAGCTGTTATGGCTAGAGAATAGTGCATTACACGTATCCTTATGACGCTCCAATTGCTCCTGATAAAACACAGCAACTATAACTCTCTATAcagttattattatactaggGTGACACAAGGTGTCATGGGGCGAGCGTGTTAGCAGTACAGGTGGTTCACTGTGTTGTGAATACCTATGCCTGTctggcctcaggagtctctGTAGAAAAAAAAACACTGGCTTATCAGTAATAATATTGGAAGAGAAAAATACACAACCAACACTGATGGAGGTAAATGCACTAATTCTGACAGTGTTCTTGGACATCACACAGAGAATAAGGCAAGAAGTGGTTAAAAATGAATCTGGTAAAAAACGGTTTGCAATTCTTGCTGTCATAGCTTTTGTTTTGTCTCTGTTGGTAGCTGTGGCAGCACTTGTATACACCAATATAGAGTTGAAGAACCAGATGAACAGTATCAACTGAACAACCAATCCAGTCAACAAATTCAAACCCTACAAGCTCAACTCAGTGATTCAATTTTGTTCCTTCAAAATAACTTTTCTGAGCAGCTGAGCAGTACTAATAAAATAAGCAAGTACAGTCTGCCAACGAGCAACTGAACAACCAATCCAGTCAACTCAATGACGTACAGTCCATTATTGCTGAGTTAATCAACAACCCAGCTAGCTCTTGCAGAGATATCCCTCAAGATCGACCATCTGGAGAATACTGGATTACCACTGACAGTACTAGCTCTCCTGTTCAGGTCTACTGTGACATGAATCGaacaagctgtagctgcaacactACAGGAGGATGGATGAGGGTAGCCAACCTTGACATGACCGATCCCAACCAAAACTGCCCAGAGGGATTGAGACTGGTAACCAGGGAAGAACCACCATTGCGTACTTGTGGCAAACATGCACTGGGATGTCTGTCTACTACCTATTCGACGTATGGGGTGGAGTATTCAACAGTTTGTGGTCGAATCATTGCATATCAAAGTAGCACTCCGGATGCTTTTACTCCATACTTCTCTAACAGATTTTTATCTATTGATGATGTTTACGTTGATGGTGTGAGCCTAACCCACGGTCACTCGCCTCATCAGCACATCTGGACATTTGTGAATGCAGTCAATGAAACTCAAACCGATAGACGGGCATGTCCCTGCACAAGACCTAACCTCAACTACATTGGAGTTGTACCTCCCTTCATTGGTCAAGATTACTTCTGTGAAACTAGAAGCCAACAGCACGTTATTCATAATACCTTCTACCCTGATGATCCACTCTGGgatcatagatactataaattacatggatATGAAACGCCTCCGTAAACGGACGTTTGGGCTGGGATGATGATTGCCTCGGATGTAACGGTCTAGTATACGAATTTTTCCGAATAAAAATGGCTACTGAAAGTGTGTCTCGTTGTTCCAGCTCTGAGAGCGTCTCAGATGACTTTTGAAAATTTCTGACAgagaatgatgatgatggaggCTTGACAATAACAAGAATACACTTTACATGTGCATTCTGCATGGGATTTAATATAGcacaaaatattattattatttaataACAAAAACTATGTGTCTAGATAGATTGGAAATGAATGAATCATGATAATGCTTGGCTATAATAGCTGATGTGGAGTAGAGGCTTTGACATAGACATGTGGACGTCACATTCTCGTGTCATTCTTTCGCCAGTCAATGAATGGTTCCTTCTTCTCGCAAGGCATTGTCTGAGGTGTAGTCTGGCTGCAAAACATAAGCAAACAGTCAAGTATGACATTGtaactactataataattatacgaacgaataataattatgtagctataatttcataatcaaaaaataataaataatcaACAACAATTCATTGAGAGCGTGAATTTTTAGTACATTTGAACTTGCTTTTTAGCCAAACTAAGACATGTGCATCAATAAAACTTTGTGGACCCGGTGAACATGCTCTTACTCTATGCAATAAAACTTAGTACAGACATTCAACAAATATGGTTCAAGAAATCAACTGACACAAAGAAGGACACTTTAAAACACCTTCAACTGTTTGTAACCAGATAGTTAAAGCATACACAAGGTCAAAAGTAAGTGGACCCAGTACCTATACCTACTGGCTAACTACTACACAAAAAATAAACACAGTAATTCTTTTCAAACAGCAGATCAACTAACACAAAGTTATTAATAGAGTGAATATAGCCATTTTCAGCTCCACAAATCAGCTACAACGCTCTAACTGGAACAATCATAACTAAAACTTACTTTACA encodes the following:
- the LOC135336350 gene encoding uncharacterized protein LOC135336350, with protein sequence MEVNALILTVFLDITQRIRQEVVKNESGKKRVEEPDEQYQLNNQSSQQIQTLQAQLSDSILFLQNNFSEQLSSTNKISKDIPQDRPSGEYWITTDSTSSPVQVYCDMNRTSCSCNTTGGWMRVANLDMTDPNQNCPEGLRLVTREEPPLRTCGKHALGCLSTTYSTYGVEYSTVCGRIIAYQSSTPDAFTPYFSNRFLSIDDVYVDGVSLTHGHSPHQHIWTFVNAVNETQTDRRACPCTRPNLNYIGVVPPFIGQDYFCETRSQQHYLCWDGQGCGGTSTYCEFNNPPWFCKQLPQPTTDNIELRLCGDEGISNEDTPIEIVEIYVR